In a genomic window of Trachemys scripta elegans isolate TJP31775 chromosome 12, CAS_Tse_1.0, whole genome shotgun sequence:
- the RGS19 gene encoding regulator of G-protein signaling 19 translates to MPTVYEAGKQYTGPESTERPLSMSRHETSPTTVQPAGNHRPNACCFCWCCCCSCSWNEDRERAWRASRDTKLETIPNCEACLKPTPDEVQGWAQSFDKLMKNPAGRNVFREFLRTEYSEENMLFWLACEELKNECNKHTIDEKARMIYEDYISILSPKEVSLDSRVREVINKKMQEPSTHTFDDAQLQIYTLMHRDSYPRFLNSAIYKALQQSVSRSSSES, encoded by the exons ATGCCGACTGTGTATGAAGCTGGGAAGCAG TACACGGGACCTGAGTCCACAGAGAGACCCCTTTCGATGTCCCGGCATGAGACCTCTCCGACGACGGTGCAACCGGCTGGCAACCACCGCCCCAATGcctgctgcttctgctggtgctgctgctgcagctgctcgtG GAACGAAGATCGGGAGCGAGCGTGGCGGGCGTCTCGAGACACCAAACTGGAGACCATTCCAAACTGTGAAGCTTG CCTCAAGCCAACTCCCGACGaagtgcagggctgggcccagtcGTTCGACAAGCTGATGAAGAACCCAGCGGGCAGGAATGTGTTCCGGGAATTCTTACGGACTGAGTACAGCGAGGAAAACATGCTCTTTTGGTTAGCATGTGAGGAACTCAAAAACGAGTGCAACAAGCACACCATCGACGAGAAGGCCAGGATGATCTACGAGGACTACATCTCCATCCTCTCGCCCAAAGAG gtgAGCCTGGATTCCCGGGTGCGCGAAGTCATCAACAAGAAGATGCAAGAGCCCTCGACGCACACCTTCGACGACGCGCAGCTACAGATCTACACCCTCATGCACAGAGACTCCTATCCCCGCTTCCTGAACTCTGCCATATACAAAGCGCTGCAGCAGAGCGTCTCGCGGTCGTCCTCGGAGTCCTAA